From the Niveibacterium microcysteis genome, the window CGCCTCGTCGCTGCTCGCCCACGTCCGAAAGAACGCCGACGCCACATCGTCCCGGTCACGTCGCCCTCGCCACAAGTGACACTTGTGTCACTTTGATCGATGCGGCAGACTCGCTGCGCTTGATGACCGGCGGCGATCGAACCGCCGGCATTGCTCCCACTACGCGCCGCCCTGCTGCGCACCCCATGAGGAGACCGGTATGTCGCACGATCGCGTTCCGCCCAGCCCGCACGCGGGCCTCACACGCCGCGAGTTTCTCTCGCTTGCCGGCGCAGCCGCCGTAACGACACCGCTTCTCGGCGGAGCGGAGCCAGCCGCGGCAGCAGCCCAGCCCGGCCACACGCCTAAGCCGCAACGCCGCGCAGGCAAGGCACCGAACATCCTGTTCGTGTTTACCGACCAGGAGCGCCACATCACGCAATGGCCCAAGGGCTACACGCTGCCCGGCCACGAGCAGCTCGCCAAGCGCGGGGTGCGCTTCGACCAGCACTACTGCCCCGCGGTGATGTGCACCAGCTCGCGCGCGGTGCTGATGACAGGCCTGCAGACCGCCGACAACCGGATGTTCGAGAACGCGGACATGCCCTACGTCGCAGCGCTCTCGACCAAGCTGCCGACGGTCGGCCACATGCTGCGCAAGGCGGGCTATTACACCGCCTACAAGGGAAAGTGGCATCTGAATGCTGCGTTCGACACCGAATCGCCCGACCGGCTGTTCACCAAGGAGATGGACGCCTACGGCTTCTCGGATTTCGTGTGGCCGGGCGATGTGCTGGTACACACACTGGGCGGCTACCACCATGACCACATGATCGCCGGCAGCGCGGTATCTTGGATGCGCGAGAAAGGTCAGGCGCTGCAGCAAGAGGGCAAGCCGTGGGCGCTGTTCGTGAGCCTGGTGAATCCGCACGACATCATGTACTTCAACACCGACGCCCCGGGCGAGCAGGTGCAGGACACCGGGCATCTGCTGATGCATGCAGCGCGCGCCCCGGAGCACCCCGCCTATCGCACGCGCTGGAACGCGCCGCTGCCCGCATCGCTGCATCAGCCGCTCGACGCCCCCGGCCGCCCCGGCGCGCACCGCGAGTTCCACCGCGCCTGGGGCTACACCCTGGGCACGATTCCGCCCGAGGCCGAACGCTGGCAGCGCTTCTCGGATTTCTACCTGAACTCGATCCGCTCGGTCGACGCGCAACTCAAGCGCATGCTCGACGAACTCGATGCGCTAGGGCTCAGCGACGACACCATCATCGTCTTCACCTCGGATCACGGCGAAATGGGCGGCGCCCATGGACTGCGTGGCAAAGGTCCCTTCGCCTATCAGGAGGCGATTCACCTGCCGATGTATGTGGCGCACCCCGACGTGCGCGGCGGACAGACCTGCAAGGCGCTGACCGGCCACATCGACATCGTGCCAACGCTGCTCTCGCTGGCCGGTATCGATGCCACCCACGCAAGTGAGCTCGCTGGGCGGCAGCTACCGGGCCGCGACTTCTCGCCGGCGCTTGCCAAGCCAGCAAGCGCTGCGGTGCATGCGGTGCGCGATGCGGTGCTCTTCACCTACAGCGGCATCGCCACCAACGACAGCGAGGTCACACGCATCGTGTCCGAGGCCCGCGCAGCGGGCCAAGACCCGAAGGGCGCCATGGCCGCCGCCGGCTACCGGCCCAACCTGCGCAAGCGGGGCAGCCTGCGTGCGGCATTTGATGGCCGCTACAAGCTCACCCGATATTTCGCGCCGGTGGAGCGGCATCGCCCGGCGAATCTCGACGAGCTGTTCGCTCGCAACGATGTCGAGCTGTTTGACCTGCACACCGACCCTCACGAGATGCACAACCTGGCACTCGACCGCGCAAAACACGCTGGCGTGCTCGAAACGATGCGGGAGAAACTCGAACAGCAGATCCAACGCGAGATTGGCGTGGACGACGGTCGCGAGATGCCGGACTTTGACGGCATCCAATGGCAGATCGATCGGCTCGACCTCTAGACGCGCCCGCCAGGCCCGAAGGCCGGCCGGGCACCGATCGCTGCCGTGGTTGCGATACGCGCTGGCCATCGGCAGTCGTTGGCGACTGGCTGGCCTTTCAGGCCGAATACAAGCACCGGCTCGCGCCTGAACCGCTCGATGCGCCCGGGTGGCGACGAGAAGTCGCCGCAACACTGGCAAGAAGTCAGAAAGGCAGGCGGCGCCTCGGCGGGTGTGTCGCTGCCTCGTCGGATTGGGATGACGCATCGGCGCGAACCGGCTTGCGCGGCAGATTCATCTGCTCACGCGCAAAGCGCACCCGCCCTTCCAGCACGCACCCCCGCATGC encodes:
- a CDS encoding sulfatase-like hydrolase/transferase: MSHDRVPPSPHAGLTRREFLSLAGAAAVTTPLLGGAEPAAAAAQPGHTPKPQRRAGKAPNILFVFTDQERHITQWPKGYTLPGHEQLAKRGVRFDQHYCPAVMCTSSRAVLMTGLQTADNRMFENADMPYVAALSTKLPTVGHMLRKAGYYTAYKGKWHLNAAFDTESPDRLFTKEMDAYGFSDFVWPGDVLVHTLGGYHHDHMIAGSAVSWMREKGQALQQEGKPWALFVSLVNPHDIMYFNTDAPGEQVQDTGHLLMHAARAPEHPAYRTRWNAPLPASLHQPLDAPGRPGAHREFHRAWGYTLGTIPPEAERWQRFSDFYLNSIRSVDAQLKRMLDELDALGLSDDTIIVFTSDHGEMGGAHGLRGKGPFAYQEAIHLPMYVAHPDVRGGQTCKALTGHIDIVPTLLSLAGIDATHASELAGRQLPGRDFSPALAKPASAAVHAVRDAVLFTYSGIATNDSEVTRIVSEARAAGQDPKGAMAAAGYRPNLRKRGSLRAAFDGRYKLTRYFAPVERHRPANLDELFARNDVELFDLHTDPHEMHNLALDRAKHAGVLETMREKLEQQIQREIGVDDGREMPDFDGIQWQIDRLDL